One Mycolicibacterium crocinum DNA window includes the following coding sequences:
- the infA gene encoding translation initiation factor IF-1 yields MAKKDGAIEVEGRVVEPLPNAMFRIELENGHKVLAHISGKMRQHYIRILPEDRVVVELSPYDLTRGRIVYRYK; encoded by the coding sequence ATGGCCAAGAAAGACGGTGCCATCGAGGTCGAGGGCCGCGTGGTCGAGCCCCTGCCCAATGCGATGTTTCGCATTGAGCTGGAGAACGGACACAAGGTACTCGCTCACATCAGCGGCAAGATGCGGCAGCACTACATCCGCATCCTTCCCGAGGACCGGGTGGTGGTGGAGTTGTCTCCCTACGACCTGACCCGCGGGCGCATTGTGTACCGGTACAAGTAA
- the rpsK gene encoding 30S ribosomal protein S11: MAQAKKGTGAKKGQKTRRREKKNVPHGAAHIKSTFNNTIVSITDPQGNVIAWASSGHVGFKGSRKSTPFAAQLAAENAARKAQEHGVKKVDVFVKGPGSGRETAIRSLQAAGLEVGAISDVTPQPHNGCRPPKRRRV; the protein is encoded by the coding sequence ATGGCACAGGCAAAGAAAGGCACCGGCGCCAAGAAGGGTCAGAAGACCCGTCGCAGGGAAAAGAAGAACGTCCCGCACGGCGCCGCTCACATCAAGAGCACGTTCAACAACACGATCGTCTCGATCACCGATCCCCAGGGCAACGTCATCGCCTGGGCTTCGTCGGGCCACGTCGGCTTCAAGGGTTCGCGCAAGTCGACCCCGTTCGCCGCACAGCTCGCCGCCGAGAACGCTGCCCGCAAGGCGCAGGAGCACGGCGTGAAGAAGGTCGATGTCTTCGTGAAGGGCCCGGGCTCGGGCCGCGAGACGGCGATCCGCTCGCTGCAGGCCGCCGGCCTCGAGGTCGGCGCCATTTCCGACGTCACTCCGCAGCCGCACAACGGCTGCCGTCCGCCCAAGCGGCGCCGGGTCTAG
- the truA gene encoding tRNA pseudouridine(38-40) synthase TruA has translation MRSPRSRRRNPPRIRTLTSPDAVNTNLPVTDTGGGQVRLRLDIAYDGTEFTGWAAQEGYRTVAGVLEEAFSTIFRARTRVFGAGRTDTGVHATGQVAHLDVMADALAHVYPRHGRPGEPEFRPLVRRLARFLPQDVRVREITRAPAGFDARFSALRRHYEYRLSLAPYGVEPHAARYMTAWTRPLDVAAMNVASRYLVGLHDFAAFCRHRPGATTIRDLQRLEWVRDGDAVTAYVTADAFCWSMVRSLVGALLAVGEGRRKPSWCASLLTADARSSDFAAAPARGLTLTGVDYPPDDELAARITVTRDLRTLNRP, from the coding sequence ATGAGGTCGCCGAGGAGCAGGCGGAGGAATCCGCCGAGGATTCGGACGCTGACAAGTCCTGACGCTGTGAACACGAACCTGCCCGTCACCGACACCGGTGGCGGGCAGGTTCGTCTACGGCTCGATATCGCCTACGACGGAACCGAATTCACCGGTTGGGCGGCGCAGGAAGGCTATCGGACGGTCGCGGGCGTCCTCGAAGAGGCGTTCTCGACGATCTTCCGAGCACGGACCCGGGTGTTCGGAGCCGGACGCACCGACACCGGTGTGCACGCCACCGGACAGGTGGCCCACCTCGACGTCATGGCCGACGCGCTCGCCCATGTGTATCCGCGTCACGGCCGGCCCGGTGAGCCCGAATTCCGGCCGCTGGTGCGGCGATTGGCCCGATTCCTGCCCCAGGATGTGCGGGTGCGCGAAATCACCCGCGCGCCAGCCGGATTCGACGCGCGGTTTTCGGCGCTGCGCCGGCACTACGAATACCGGCTGTCGTTGGCACCCTATGGCGTCGAGCCGCACGCCGCGCGGTACATGACGGCCTGGACGCGACCGCTGGATGTCGCGGCGATGAATGTGGCATCCCGCTATCTGGTGGGACTGCACGACTTTGCCGCGTTCTGCCGTCACCGGCCGGGCGCGACGACGATCCGCGACCTGCAGCGCCTCGAGTGGGTGCGCGACGGCGATGCGGTGACCGCGTACGTCACCGCTGACGCGTTCTGCTGGTCGATGGTGCGTTCACTGGTCGGTGCGCTGCTGGCCGTGGGGGAGGGCCGCCGCAAACCCTCGTGGTGCGCATCATTGTTGACGGCCGACGCACGCTCCAGCGATTTTGCCGCCGCACCGGCGCGGGGTCTCACCCTGACGGGTGTGGACTATCCGCCCGACGACGAGCTTGCGGCGCGTATCACGGTCACCCGCGATCTGCGGACACTGAACCGGCCCTAG
- the eccB gene encoding type VII secretion protein EccB produces the protein MAGGPSLRAQRSARRFTLRRMEYAVLGRSMPLRQDPLRWQKFSLAVGCGVAGAALILDAVLGSAGHRIPADAAVVMSRQTGALFVRVDDRLRPVVNLTSARLILGSPATPHLVDEAALRDTDRGPMLGIPGAPPAPGQVMAPRDLRWAVCDDAEGTTTVAVGDDSVPPDLDPHTAVVVTAAGGDGSVYLLYDGKRAMLDPGDPATARVLRIEEVAVRTVSTTVLNAIPEVPAIGAPRIEGSGQPSGISGAAIGAVMRVTRTASVEYYVALRGGLQRIGRLAAELIRFNDPTARPEIVDVPAELITHNPLVDTLPVGTYPDQPPTLLDSSDNLCATWSAGRSGVTVGPRLPDRPGMVTLAGADGDGPAVDTVRIPPGTNLDVVDVSTMGRYLITGAGVRFPVGVSSVTALGLSGRPVEAPWSIIGALPAGPQLVRDAALVGRDVLTTTP, from the coding sequence ATGGCTGGTGGTCCGTCGCTTCGCGCTCAGCGGAGTGCGCGGCGCTTCACCCTGCGCCGGATGGAGTATGCGGTCCTCGGGCGGTCGATGCCGCTACGCCAGGATCCTCTTCGGTGGCAGAAATTCTCACTGGCAGTCGGGTGCGGGGTGGCGGGCGCCGCGCTGATCCTCGACGCGGTCCTCGGATCGGCCGGACACCGGATCCCCGCCGACGCCGCCGTGGTGATGTCGCGACAGACCGGTGCCCTGTTCGTCCGCGTCGACGACCGGCTCCGCCCAGTGGTCAACCTGACGTCGGCCCGCTTGATCCTGGGGTCGCCGGCCACACCGCACCTCGTCGACGAGGCCGCGCTGCGCGACACGGACAGGGGGCCCATGCTGGGCATTCCCGGTGCGCCGCCGGCTCCGGGGCAGGTGATGGCGCCGCGCGATCTGCGATGGGCGGTCTGTGACGATGCCGAGGGAACCACCACTGTCGCGGTCGGCGACGACTCGGTCCCACCGGATCTTGACCCCCACACCGCCGTCGTCGTCACCGCGGCCGGTGGTGATGGATCGGTGTACCTGCTCTACGACGGCAAGCGGGCCATGCTCGACCCCGGTGACCCCGCCACGGCACGCGTGTTGCGTATCGAGGAAGTGGCAGTGCGCACGGTGTCGACGACGGTCCTCAATGCGATTCCCGAAGTGCCGGCCATCGGTGCACCGCGCATCGAGGGGAGCGGGCAACCGTCGGGGATCAGCGGTGCTGCGATCGGTGCGGTCATGCGGGTCACCCGAACGGCCTCTGTCGAGTACTACGTCGCGTTGCGGGGCGGGCTGCAGCGCATCGGCCGACTGGCCGCCGAACTGATCCGGTTCAACGACCCGACCGCCCGACCCGAGATTGTGGATGTGCCAGCGGAACTCATCACCCACAACCCCCTTGTCGACACCCTCCCGGTAGGCACCTACCCGGATCAGCCGCCGACACTTCTCGACAGCAGTGACAATCTCTGCGCGACCTGGAGCGCCGGTCGCAGTGGTGTCACCGTCGGGCCGCGCCTGCCCGACCGTCCCGGCATGGTGACGCTGGCCGGTGCGGACGGTGACGGGCCGGCCGTCGACACGGTGCGGATCCCACCGGGGACCAACCTGGACGTTGTGGACGTGTCGACGATGGGGCGCTACCTCATCACAGGCGCGGGAGTTCGCTTCCCCGTTGGTGTTTCGTCGGTGACGGCGCTCGGTCTGAGCGGCAGGCCGGTTGAAGCGCCGTGGTCGATCATCGGCGCGTTACCCGCCGGACCCCAGTTGGTTCGCGACGCTGCCCTAGTCGGCCGCGACGTCCTCACGACGACGCCGTAG
- a CDS encoding cutinase family protein: protein MAALSILTPITVAPAAQAEPCPDVEVVFARGTSEPVGIGRVGQALVDNLQGQLGGRSVSAYAVNYPATYDFLGAADGATDATNHIASMAAACPSTKFVLGGYSQGAAVVDMLVGIPPLGNKVGDIGSAPPLPGNLANRVAGLAVFGNPSTKFSIPITSAGGVFAGKGVDFCNDGDPICSRGRNPFAHTDYEKGDSPAQAAGFLAGLL from the coding sequence ATGGCTGCGCTGTCGATCCTGACGCCGATCACCGTCGCTCCGGCTGCGCAGGCCGAGCCGTGCCCCGATGTCGAAGTCGTCTTCGCCCGCGGCACCAGCGAGCCGGTCGGTATCGGCCGTGTCGGACAAGCCCTCGTCGACAACCTGCAGGGGCAGCTGGGTGGACGCTCGGTGAGCGCCTATGCGGTGAATTACCCCGCGACCTACGACTTCCTGGGTGCCGCTGACGGCGCCACCGACGCCACCAACCACATCGCGAGCATGGCCGCGGCCTGCCCGTCGACGAAGTTCGTTCTCGGCGGCTACTCGCAGGGCGCCGCGGTGGTCGACATGCTGGTGGGCATTCCTCCATTGGGCAACAAGGTCGGTGACATCGGCTCGGCACCGCCGCTGCCGGGCAACCTGGCCAACCGGGTCGCCGGGCTGGCCGTGTTCGGTAATCCGTCCACCAAGTTCAGCATCCCGATCACCTCTGCCGGCGGGGTGTTCGCCGGCAAAGGCGTCGACTTCTGCAACGACGGTGACCCGATCTGCTCGCGCGGCCGCAATCCGTTCGCGCACACCGATTACGAGAAGGGCGACTCGCCCGCGCAGGCCGCCGGCTTCCTGGCGGGCCTGCTCTAG
- a CDS encoding cutinase family protein: MRIRGMLISAVAVLVAAATMVLGPSALPRGAFGAAPQASAAGCPDVEVIFARGRLESPGAGVIGNAFVSALRSRVHRNVGVYAVKYPADNQVDVGANDISQRIIYNINNCPNTRLVLGGYSLGAAATDMVLALPITILGFKTLLPPDAGSHIAAVALFGNGTQWLGPITNFSPEYRDRTIELCHGADPICNPADPDTWEANWPDHLAAAYQKAGMIDQAADFVAGRL; the protein is encoded by the coding sequence ATGCGTATTCGGGGGATGTTGATCAGTGCGGTCGCGGTACTTGTCGCGGCCGCGACCATGGTGCTCGGTCCGTCAGCGCTACCGCGCGGGGCATTCGGCGCAGCACCGCAGGCGTCCGCCGCCGGGTGTCCTGACGTCGAAGTGATCTTTGCCCGGGGCCGTCTGGAATCCCCCGGCGCGGGTGTGATCGGCAATGCGTTCGTCAGCGCCCTGCGCTCTCGCGTGCACCGCAACGTCGGCGTGTACGCGGTGAAATATCCCGCCGACAATCAGGTCGACGTCGGCGCCAACGACATCAGCCAGCGCATCATCTACAACATCAACAACTGCCCGAACACTCGCCTGGTGCTCGGCGGCTACTCGCTGGGTGCGGCGGCCACGGATATGGTTCTGGCGCTTCCCATTACGATCTTGGGCTTCAAGACGCTGCTGCCTCCCGATGCCGGGAGCCACATCGCGGCCGTCGCGCTGTTCGGCAACGGAACGCAATGGCTGGGCCCGATAACGAATTTTAGTCCGGAGTACCGGGACCGGACCATCGAGCTGTGCCACGGAGCCGATCCGATCTGCAACCCGGCCGACCCGGACACCTGGGAGGCCAACTGGCCCGATCACCTGGCCGCCGCGTACCAGAAGGCCGGAATGATCGATCAGGCAGCCGATTTCGTGGCAGGCCGACTCTAG
- a CDS encoding CGNR zinc finger domain-containing protein: protein MLFTHDTELTLRAACALINSDRVDGEQLADQPELDEYLNSWGWTGRRDRDDAEVSAVHTLRGRLGRIWAAAGDEERAVGQINALLSDTRASPWLTRHAEMPEWHLHLASIHDPLAQRMGAEMAMSLADLVRAGELRRLKICAAPDCEAVLIDLSRNRSRRFCDTGNCGNRQHVAAYRERRSKEGAVDE from the coding sequence ATGCTTTTCACCCATGACACGGAGCTCACACTGCGTGCGGCCTGTGCGCTGATCAACAGCGACCGCGTCGACGGCGAGCAGCTGGCCGACCAGCCCGAGCTGGACGAGTACCTGAACAGCTGGGGCTGGACCGGCCGGCGCGACCGCGACGACGCCGAGGTCTCGGCGGTGCACACGCTGCGCGGCCGGCTGGGCCGGATCTGGGCGGCCGCCGGTGACGAGGAGCGGGCCGTCGGGCAGATCAACGCGCTGCTGTCGGACACCCGCGCGTCGCCGTGGCTGACGCGGCACGCCGAGATGCCGGAGTGGCACCTGCACCTGGCCTCGATCCACGATCCGCTGGCCCAGCGGATGGGTGCGGAGATGGCGATGTCACTGGCCGACCTGGTGCGCGCCGGGGAGCTGCGCCGGCTGAAGATCTGCGCGGCCCCGGACTGCGAGGCGGTGCTGATCGACCTGTCCCGCAACCGGTCTCGGAGGTTCTGCGACACCGGAAACTGCGGTAACCGGCAGCACGTCGCCGCGTACCGGGAGCGCCGCTCGAAAGAGGGGGCTGTTGATGAGTGA
- a CDS encoding cutinase family protein — translation MFALVSPATLPAAGAACNDVQVVFARGTDEPPGIGRVGQAFVNSLRGKIGNRSMGVYAVNYPASYDFLAAADGANDASAFIQGVVNDCPNTRLVLGGYSQGAAIIDIITAVPFPAIGFNNPLPPNVPDHVAALAVFGNPTAKVGLPLTSSAVYGSRAIDLCNGGDPVCTSGDDVQAHRIYNSDGSATRAATFVAGLL, via the coding sequence ATGTTCGCGCTGGTCAGCCCCGCTACGCTGCCGGCTGCGGGAGCTGCATGCAACGACGTGCAGGTGGTGTTCGCCCGCGGCACGGACGAGCCGCCCGGCATCGGCCGGGTCGGGCAGGCGTTCGTCAACTCCCTGCGCGGCAAGATCGGCAACCGCTCGATGGGCGTCTACGCCGTCAACTACCCTGCCAGCTACGACTTCCTGGCCGCCGCCGACGGCGCCAACGACGCCAGCGCGTTCATTCAGGGCGTGGTCAACGACTGCCCCAATACCCGCCTGGTACTCGGCGGATATTCGCAGGGCGCGGCGATCATCGACATCATCACCGCAGTCCCCTTCCCGGCAATCGGCTTCAACAACCCGCTGCCGCCCAACGTGCCGGACCACGTCGCTGCACTGGCGGTCTTCGGCAACCCCACCGCCAAGGTTGGCCTTCCGCTGACCAGCAGCGCCGTCTACGGCAGCCGGGCCATCGACCTCTGCAATGGCGGGGACCCGGTGTGCACCAGTGGCGACGACGTCCAAGCCCACCGCATCTACAACAGCGACGGGTCTGCAACGCGAGCCGCGACATTCGTCGCCGGGCTGCTGTAG
- a CDS encoding cutinase family protein gives MRATAMLSGAAALMSVASSILPTAVATAADCPDAEVIFARGREEPPGIGRIGDAFVDALRSKTPKSVGVYAVNYIADWDIVPGANNMAQHMEYMAANCPNTRQVPGGYSLGAAVVDVALTPTDPRLGANPVPPSVAPHVAAVVQFGSGTRSVSVPGLVAAANSPLYGPKTINQCNIDDPICNGIDPNTLVGNWWTHLQDAYIGSGLVDQAAQFTADRL, from the coding sequence ATGCGCGCTACAGCGATGCTGAGCGGGGCGGCAGCGTTGATGTCCGTCGCCTCGTCGATCTTGCCCACTGCGGTGGCAACGGCAGCGGATTGTCCCGACGCCGAGGTGATCTTCGCCCGCGGCCGCGAGGAACCACCCGGCATCGGCCGCATCGGCGATGCCTTCGTCGATGCTCTCCGCAGCAAGACCCCCAAGAGTGTGGGCGTGTACGCGGTCAACTACATCGCCGACTGGGACATCGTGCCGGGCGCCAACAACATGGCTCAACATATGGAGTACATGGCGGCCAATTGCCCGAACACCCGCCAAGTACCCGGGGGCTACTCACTGGGTGCTGCGGTGGTCGACGTCGCCCTCACCCCGACCGACCCCCGACTCGGGGCCAACCCGGTACCCCCGTCGGTCGCCCCGCACGTCGCAGCCGTGGTGCAGTTCGGTAGCGGCACGCGCAGCGTCAGCGTCCCCGGCTTGGTGGCCGCGGCCAACAGCCCGCTCTACGGTCCGAAGACCATCAACCAGTGCAATATCGACGATCCGATCTGCAACGGCATCGATCCCAACACTCTGGTCGGTAACTGGTGGACGCACCTACAGGACGCCTACATCGGTTCCGGTCTGGTTGACCAGGCCGCCCAATTCACCGCAGACAGGCTGTGA
- a CDS encoding DNA-directed RNA polymerase subunit alpha — protein MLISQRPTLSEEVIAENRSQFVIEPLEPGFGYTLGNSLRRTLLSSIPGAAVTSIRIDGVLHEFTTVPGVKEDVTDIILNLKGLVVSSEEDEPVTMYLRKQGPGEVTAGDIVPPAGVTVHNPDMHIATLNDKGKLEVELVVERGRGYVPAVQNKASGAEIGRIPVDSIYSPVLKVTYKVEATRVEQRTDFDKLILDVETKNSISPRDALASAGKTLVELFGLARELNVEAEGIEIGPSPAEADHIAAFALPIDDLDLTVRSYNCLKREGVHTVGELVARTESDLLDIRNFGQKSIDEVKIKLHQLGLSLKDSPASFDPSEVAGYDVATGTWNSDAGYDLDAEQDYTETEEL, from the coding sequence ATGCTGATTTCTCAGCGACCCACACTGAGCGAAGAGGTCATCGCCGAAAACCGCTCCCAGTTCGTCATCGAACCGCTGGAGCCGGGTTTCGGTTACACCCTTGGCAATTCGCTGCGGCGCACGCTGCTGTCGTCGATCCCCGGCGCGGCCGTGACGAGCATCCGCATCGACGGTGTGCTGCACGAGTTCACCACCGTGCCCGGTGTGAAGGAAGACGTCACCGACATCATCCTGAACCTCAAGGGCCTGGTCGTCTCGTCCGAGGAGGACGAGCCCGTCACCATGTACCTGCGCAAGCAGGGTCCGGGTGAGGTGACCGCCGGTGACATCGTCCCGCCCGCCGGTGTGACCGTGCACAACCCCGACATGCACATCGCCACCCTGAACGACAAGGGCAAGCTCGAGGTCGAGCTCGTCGTCGAGCGCGGCCGTGGCTACGTGCCTGCCGTGCAGAACAAGGCGTCGGGCGCCGAGATCGGCCGTATCCCGGTCGATTCCATCTACTCGCCGGTGCTGAAGGTCACCTACAAGGTGGAGGCCACCCGCGTCGAGCAGCGCACCGACTTCGACAAGCTGATCCTGGACGTCGAGACCAAGAACTCGATCAGCCCGCGTGACGCCCTGGCGTCGGCCGGCAAGACCCTGGTCGAATTGTTCGGTCTGGCACGGGAACTCAACGTCGAGGCCGAGGGCATCGAGATCGGCCCGTCGCCTGCCGAGGCCGATCACATCGCGGCGTTCGCGCTGCCGATCGACGATCTGGACCTGACCGTCCGGTCGTACAACTGCCTCAAGCGCGAGGGTGTGCACACCGTTGGCGAGCTGGTCGCCCGCACGGAGTCCGATCTGCTGGACATCCGTAACTTCGGCCAGAAGTCGATCGACGAGGTCAAGATCAAGCTGCACCAGCTGGGTCTGTCGCTCAAGGACAGCCCGGCCAGCTTCGATCCGTCCGAGGTCGCCGGCTACGACGTGGCCACCGGTACCTGGAACAGCGATGCGGGTTACGACCTGGACGCTGAGCAGGACTACACCGAGACCGAAGAACTCTAA
- the rplQ gene encoding 50S ribosomal protein L17, with protein MPKPTKGPRLGGSSSHQKAILANLATSLFEHGRIKTTEPKARALRPYAEKLITHAKKGELHNRREVMKKIRDKDIVHALFAEIAPFFADRNGGYTRIIKVEPRKGDNAPMAVIELVREKTVTSEANRARKSSAAKAAPVAAAAAPQAAVEPEEAVGPDAEDSVEEIQEAEAVEEDTAIADAQTAEAADEVAEEQAEESAEDSDADKS; from the coding sequence ATGCCCAAGCCCACCAAGGGCCCTCGCCTCGGCGGGTCGTCCTCACACCAGAAGGCGATTCTGGCCAACCTGGCCACGTCGCTCTTCGAGCACGGCCGGATCAAGACCACCGAGCCGAAGGCGCGGGCGTTGCGTCCGTACGCGGAGAAGCTCATCACCCACGCCAAGAAGGGCGAGCTGCACAACCGGCGCGAGGTGATGAAGAAGATCCGCGATAAGGACATCGTGCACGCTCTCTTCGCCGAGATCGCACCGTTCTTCGCCGACCGCAATGGCGGCTACACCCGCATCATCAAGGTCGAGCCGCGTAAGGGTGACAACGCCCCGATGGCCGTCATCGAGCTGGTGCGGGAGAAGACGGTGACCTCGGAGGCCAACCGGGCTCGCAAGAGCTCGGCCGCCAAGGCCGCGCCGGTGGCAGCCGCTGCCGCTCCGCAGGCCGCGGTGGAGCCCGAAGAGGCCGTCGGTCCGGACGCCGAGGACTCCGTGGAGGAGATCCAAGAGGCTGAGGCCGTAGAAGAAGACACCGCGATCGCCGACGCCCAGACCGCCGAGGCTGCCGATGAGGTCGCCGAGGAGCAGGCGGAGGAATCCGCCGAGGATTCGGACGCTGACAAGTCCTGA
- a CDS encoding EamA family transporter — MSTLVRGQNHFRLGLMFAIGSAFTFGMSGPFAKSLMGAGWSPTAAVTARLAGGALVMAIFATVVKPGWIREARAHARTVVAYGLVPIAGAQLCYYNAVSHLSVGVALLLEYTAPILVVGWIWGTTRRRPRTMTLAGVALAIAGIMLVLNVFEGAHINTAGVLWGLGAAICAACYFMMSDEVSADGSGLNSITLAAGGLVVGAIAVALLGLTGVMPLTFTANNADVAGFTVPWWVPVVMLAVVATAIAYTLGISGVARLRPSFASLVGLGEVLFAVLTAWVLLGEAVTGVQAVGGVVVLLGLALARQGDRSAEVTAATWPDAGPIEEVASGAPA; from the coding sequence ATGTCGACGCTGGTCCGCGGCCAGAACCACTTCCGGCTCGGGCTGATGTTCGCCATCGGATCGGCGTTCACGTTCGGCATGTCCGGCCCCTTCGCCAAGTCGCTGATGGGTGCCGGCTGGTCCCCGACTGCCGCCGTCACCGCCCGCCTGGCCGGCGGCGCGCTGGTCATGGCTATCTTCGCCACCGTCGTCAAGCCCGGCTGGATCCGCGAGGCCCGCGCCCACGCCCGTACCGTGGTGGCCTACGGCCTCGTCCCGATCGCCGGTGCCCAGCTCTGCTACTACAACGCCGTCTCGCATCTGTCGGTCGGCGTGGCGCTACTGCTCGAATACACCGCACCCATCCTCGTCGTGGGCTGGATCTGGGGCACCACCCGGCGCCGCCCGCGCACCATGACGCTGGCCGGGGTGGCGCTGGCTATCGCGGGAATCATGTTGGTGCTCAACGTCTTCGAGGGCGCCCACATCAACACCGCCGGTGTGCTGTGGGGGCTGGGTGCGGCGATCTGCGCCGCCTGCTACTTCATGATGTCCGACGAGGTCAGCGCCGACGGCAGCGGACTGAACTCGATCACCCTGGCCGCCGGCGGGCTGGTGGTCGGCGCGATCGCCGTCGCCCTGCTGGGTTTGACCGGCGTGATGCCGCTGACGTTCACCGCCAACAACGCCGACGTCGCCGGCTTCACCGTGCCGTGGTGGGTTCCGGTGGTGATGCTGGCCGTGGTGGCCACCGCGATCGCCTACACGCTCGGGATCAGCGGGGTGGCCCGGTTGCGGCCGAGTTTCGCCTCCCTGGTCGGCCTGGGCGAGGTGCTGTTCGCCGTACTGACGGCGTGGGTGCTGCTCGGCGAAGCTGTCACCGGGGTGCAGGCCGTCGGTGGCGTGGTGGTGCTGCTCGGTCTGGCGCTGGCTAGACAAGGTGACCGCAGCGCCGAGGTGACCGCAGCGACGTGGCCCGACGCCGGACCGATCGAGGAAGTGGCCTCAGGCGCTCCCGCGTAA
- the rpsD gene encoding 30S ribosomal protein S4 has translation MARYTGPATRKSRRLGVDLVGGDQSFEKRPYPPGQHGRARIKESEYRQQLQEKQKARFTYGVMEKQFRKYYEEANRSTGKTGENLLQILETRLDNVVYRAGLARTRRMARQLVSHGHFTVNGVKVNIPSYRVSQYDIIDIKDKSLNTFPFELSRQTAGERPIPSWLQVVGERQRILVHQLPTREQIQVPLAEQLIVEFYSK, from the coding sequence ATGGCTCGTTACACCGGACCCGCCACCCGCAAGTCGCGCCGCCTCGGCGTCGACCTGGTCGGTGGTGATCAGTCGTTCGAGAAGCGCCCCTACCCGCCCGGCCAGCACGGCCGCGCGCGGATCAAGGAGAGCGAATACCGTCAGCAGCTGCAGGAAAAGCAGAAGGCTCGCTTCACCTACGGCGTGATGGAGAAGCAGTTCCGCAAGTACTACGAAGAGGCCAACCGGTCCACCGGCAAGACCGGTGAGAACCTGCTCCAGATCCTGGAGACCCGGCTGGACAACGTCGTGTACCGCGCCGGCCTGGCGCGTACCCGCCGGATGGCCCGCCAGCTGGTCAGCCACGGCCACTTCACCGTCAACGGTGTCAAGGTGAACATCCCGAGCTACCGGGTGTCGCAGTACGACATCATCGACATCAAGGACAAGTCGCTGAACACCTTCCCGTTCGAGCTGTCTCGGCAGACCGCGGGTGAGCGCCCGATCCCGTCCTGGCTGCAGGTCGTCGGGGAGCGTCAGCGAATCCTGGTGCACCAGTTGCCGACTCGCGAGCAGATCCAGGTCCCGCTCGCCGAGCAGCTGATCGTCGAGTTCTACTCGAAGTAA
- the rpsM gene encoding 30S ribosomal protein S13, whose product MARLMGVDLPRDKRMEIALTYIYGIGRTRSQEILDATGVDRNLRTKDLTDDQVTVLRDYIEGNLKVEGDLRREVQADIRRKIEIGCYQGLRHRRGLPVRGQRTKTNARTRKGPKRTIAGKKKAR is encoded by the coding sequence ATGGCACGTCTCATGGGCGTTGATCTCCCGCGCGACAAGCGCATGGAGATCGCGCTGACCTACATCTACGGCATCGGCCGTACCCGCAGCCAGGAAATCCTGGATGCCACCGGCGTCGACCGGAACCTGCGCACCAAGGACCTCACCGATGATCAGGTGACCGTCCTGCGCGACTACATCGAAGGCAACCTCAAGGTCGAGGGTGACCTGCGCCGCGAGGTTCAGGCCGACATTCGCCGCAAGATCGAGATCGGCTGCTACCAGGGCCTGCGGCACCGCCGCGGCCTGCCGGTGCGTGGCCAGCGGACCAAGACCAATGCGCGCACCCGCAAGGGCCCCAAGCGCACCATCGCCGGCAAGAAGAAGGCCAGGTAA
- the rpmJ gene encoding 50S ribosomal protein L36 yields the protein MKVNPSVKPICDKCRVIRRHGRVMVICSDPRHKQRQG from the coding sequence GTGAAGGTGAACCCGAGCGTCAAGCCGATCTGCGACAAGTGCAGGGTGATCCGCCGGCATGGGCGGGTCATGGTGATCTGCTCTGATCCGCGCCACAAGCAGCGGCAGGGCTAA